One window of the Felis catus isolate Fca126 chromosome E3, F.catus_Fca126_mat1.0, whole genome shotgun sequence genome contains the following:
- the GPER1 gene encoding G-protein coupled estrogen receptor 1, producing the protein METHAAAYNGTSPELNLSRTLPGSVLANQTGELSEHQQYVIGLFLSCLYTIFLFPIGFVGNILILVVNISFREKMTIPDLYFINLAAADLILVADSLIEVFNLDEQYYDIAVLCTFMSLFLQINMYSSIFFLTWMSFDRYLALAKAMRSGPFRTKHHARLSCGLIWMASVSATLVPFTAVHLQHTEEVCFCFADVKEIQWLEVTLGFIIPFAIIGLCYSLIVRVLVKAHKHRGLRPRRQKALRMIFAVVLVFFICWLPENVFISVHLLQRTQPGAAPCQQSFRHAYPLTGHIVNLAAFSNSCLNPLIYSFLGETFRDKLRLYIEQKTSVSALNRFCHAALKAVIPESTEQSDVKFSSAV; encoded by the coding sequence ATGGAGACGCACGCGGCCGCTTACAATGGCACCTCCCCGGAGCTCAACCTGTCCCGCACGCTCCCCGGCAGCGTCCTGGCAAACCAGACGGGCGAGCTCTCCGAGCACCAGCAGTACGTGATCGGGCTTTTCCTGTCCTGCCTGTACAccatcttcctcttccccatcGGCTTCGTGGGGAACATCCTGATACTGGTGGTGAACATCAGCTTCCGGGAGAAGATGACCATCCCCGACTTGTACTTCATCAACCTGGCGGCGGCCGACCTCATCCTGGTGGCCGACTCCCTGATCGAGGTGTTCAACCTGGACGAGCAGTACTACGACATCGCCGTGCTGTGTACCTTCATGTCCCTCTTCCTGCAGATCAACATGTACAGCAGCATCTTCTTCCTCACGTGGATGAGCTTCGACCGGTACCTCGCCCTGGCCAAGGCCATGCGCTCCGGCCCGTTCCGCACCAAGCACCACGCCAGGCTGAGCTGCGGCCTCATCTGGATGGCCTCCGTCTCGGCCACGCTGGTGCCCTTCACCGCGGTGCACCTGCAGCACACGGAGGAGGTCTGCTTCTGCTTCGCGGACGTCAAGGAGATCCAGTGGCTCGAGGTCACCCTGGGCTTCATCATCCCCTTCGCCATCATCGGCCTGTGCTACTCGCTCATCGTCCGGGTTCTCGTCAAGGCTCACAAGCACCGAGGCCTGCGCCCCCGGAGGCAGAAAGCCCTCCGCATGATCTTCGCCGTGGTCCTCGTCTTCTTCATCTGCTGGCTGCCCGAGAACGTGTTCATCAGCGTTCACCTGCTGCAGCGCACGCAGCCGGGAGCCGCTCCCTGCCAGCAGTCTTTCCGCCACGCCTACCCCCTGACCGGCCACATTGTCAACCTCGCGGCTTTCTCCAACAGCTGCCTGAACCCCCTCATCTACAGCTTCCTGGGGGAGACCTTCAGGGACAAACTGAGGCTGTACATCGAGCAGAAAACCAGCGTGTCGGCCCTGAACCGCTTCTGCCACGCTGCCCTGAAGGCGGTCATCCCGGAGAGCACCGAGCAGTCAGACGTGAAGTTCAGCAGCGCGGTGTAG